Within the Hermetia illucens chromosome 6, iHerIll2.2.curated.20191125, whole genome shotgun sequence genome, the region TGCTGCGAAAAACACTCTTTTCCGCTATGGCATGTAAATAATCCTTTGCTACTAGGCTTATCTTGCATCGATAATTGATTACTTCTAAATGATGACCTGTAGGTGAACTTGAACATGTGCTCTTTCAATTTCCCATCAACTCCTTGGGCGGAACAGGGACACTCTCGGCCTCGAACAAATCGAGTGTCTACAATCGAGCAAATCGAAGTCATTGACCATTTACGCTCCTTTGACCGAATTTACGAtatgtaaaaataaaacaaccTGAAGAATGACTTATTCTCGAAAAATCAATGACTCGGATGTCCAATTTCGACTAATGTTTCAGCGAAGTAATTATAGTGTATATTGATCGCATTTCGTTgtattttggcttttttttgtcGTTATTATCAGAATAAACGATGAAAGCCTGCCTTTGATTTCGGCGAAACTCCTATCATGTTGTAGTACCATTGATTTCCACCGAATATCGACTCAAAACCTTAAGTAAATAAGATTAAGAACAAAGCTTTCTTTCCATAATAAGCACATCGTTCATATATATTTAGACTTTAATGATTTCATCAACAATGTGGGAGCAGCCTAATTAGCACCAACTGTACGGTAGTACATAATTGACTACAATCGCAATAACGGCACATTAGTGGGCAGTTAAAGAGAAATGTCGTCATTAATTTGTTTTAAATCTGTCAGCGATGGGAACTTGCCTGTTTCCAGAAGACCTTATttacctctgtttcgtctccgctgtactgtgctctcttgcagccCAATCTTGATAATTTGGTCTGTTGgtattcggtcaacaagctaacacttaaaccctccccaacatccttttcctattctcttaatgAGCAAACCCTtttactactgacctccttccaagacctgggtgtaatattcgacggcaaatttcatttcaatttccacttcgttgacatcatcaatagagcttctggttttatcctacggtCCTCCTccaactttacctcaattcagccctctttaacattcttcaattcccttggcaaaaacatctttgaatattgttgtgtagtctggtcccctgcAATTATCTGatgactgctctgccaactcggatattattttccgcacCGCCTCTCATAACACATGTAGtacggacatttttgaagtacccttcgcggagctcgagatttacttccactccccGATCTCGAGGCTATgctggtcctacaacgccctacagcttgggtcctttgactctgtctccttctctagttttaagcgtaaggtaagccatttacttggtccttcctctgaggacaatatgtaacaaggaatttgtttttgaaattagTTCTTTCAGACCAGTACGGAAACGTTCACGCCTCCGCTTCAGCACCTCTTTGCTGCTAATGGACGAAACAAGGGCACATTGTGGATTTTTTCATGCGCCGCGTTAGGATTTCGAAATTAAATTCAGAATCATTTTCCATGTCATTAAATTAAGGTCAAAAGACTCTATCTCTTTCGCAAACTTGACCTCTATTCAAaagtataattaaaaaaatagagaCTTCAAACATTCCACCATTCACGCCAGCACATCACTCTCGAACATCAATAAAAGACCATGCATGACATATTTCGTACTTACACTTGTTTTTTCTCAACCGTTTCACTCTTAAACGAATAGCTGAATTGAGATCTGTGTATTTCCCCAACGATTTCCGAATAGTATCAGATTTTGGTTATTGTAATGTTTTTATTTGCATGAAGTGGGCGATTCCGTTTATGTATTGttgatttttcggatttttttgttttttgttgcgACAATTGCGGTTTTAGGTTATTAGAGCGAGGTATTAGTAATGAGAAAGGCACGCAAATTGACAATTTGGGTTTAAGGTTTGTAAAACTATTTGTTATAACTTCAATTTGGACAAATGAATTTTGAAGGCAGCAAAAAAATTACCTTCCAAACGGTTCTTGTTGCCAGAATGGACTGTGTGCTTGTCTCATGTTACCAAGTAGACGTGATGAATTCGGGAAGCCTGCAGTCAGATCGTTGTTCACATTCAATCGATTGGTCAGTGCACGGACCTAGTGAACCGAAGATGTAGGGGTTAAAtagttgaaaaattgaatttttcgccGTATAGGACAAGGACCAAACTCACCCTTTGCAATAATGTAGAGAACAGGTTTTCAGCCGTTAGAATTTCAAAGCCATCCTCATCGTCATCTTCTCCGGAACTCTGTGAGTCGTTAGTATCTTGGCTAAGCTTTTTAATGGGGCGGGTACTCCTGCGTAGAACAAAGAATTGGTACCAACAGCTCGactcataaaaaaataaattcttctCACCTGAGTCGATGCATAGTAAAACGTGGTTCCTCTGCATCAATATCCCTATTTATAGAAGTCGTGCGTATTTTATGGAAGTGATCATCGCCGGACTCTTCTTCAGTGAATAGTGAActaacgaagaaaaaaaaataacaataaaatttaaCATATTTCATGATAGTAAACCTACCCAACACGACGTGGCCTATTAGTTCTACTGAAAGCGGTGCTGCTTGTTGTATGGCCAGAATCGGACGGTTCTAAGCTGCCGGCACGCGGCGTGACATAACCACCACCTTCTACAGCAATAGGGATAATAAATTCACGAGGGCTTTTCTTGATTGGCTGTGACGTCCCGGTGGTAATAGTAGACTGTGATTGTGCGCCTGTCGTCGTTGTATCCGTATCGGATTCATTGGTCGATTGACGTGACAAAGAACCCGACCTACAAGTGGGATATTTTGTTATCATATAGATCGTCGATTAATGTATTTGGAGATAGCAGACCTATAGGATCCGGATCGTACATACGCGGAAGGTCTTTGGATTGGGATGACATGTTCTCTAACAGTCGGTTCAACACTTGTGGCTCGTTGATGAAGATGCGTTGAAATTGGGCTATAAGGTCCTTCCCGCACTGGCGCACTGCGCAAATCGGGAACTTGGTGTTGCATTTCAGTGGAGAATCGCATTGTGGGCTCAGTCTGGCGCGGTTTTATTTCTAATTGAATTTCAGTTTTTCCCGGTTTGCGACGTGGAAGCGTTGCAGACTTCAATGTAATTTCGGCGCGAGAGGTTTTCGTCGTGCTTGGTGGAGGTGAACCTTCAAGTTGAGCAGTAGTTGCTAAAAAAAATAGTATTTGAGAAAATGTTATGTAAAGGCCTGAGAAGCGTAGCGACAAAGCGTTGGGGCCACACGAGGGTCCTCAGTTCAAGGTTTACAGGTTTTCATTCAAATGAGCCCTAAAGAGAATTCTTAGCAAGTGGAAAGACATAATCACAGTTGAGCCATGAGGCGGATCCTATATAACCCTTCCAAAGCACTGGTGTTggccatgcattgaaatcacacATACTACCGCTTGTCCAGCATTCATATTTCGGTAACCATTACACTAGATAATTGTTTTGATAAGTTACCTTTAATCGTTGCTTGTGCTTGTGGCTCCTTTTCATAAATTCGTTGTTCAGGTGTAGACACAGAGATCGTTGCGGTACGAACATCACCCGATTCAGGACCCATTTGAACACGCATTGTTTTCTTCTCAGTATTCATAGGCGGGACAACACTACCCGAAATAGATCTGCCATTTATTCCGAAAGGCACCGGAGGTTTTCGTACACCTGACAAAAAGTGAAGAACCGATTCAAAAAAAGGTCAATTTAGCACCCAACCGGGCAAGGGCTTAACCAATACGTAGTGTCCCAAGCACCAGCAGCTTAAGTTCATGGCTACACCAACAGACATGGGCGAGCTTTCACTACACTATTTGATGTCATAAGAATTTAAGAACAATGACATCAGCGAACTAGTATAAATATTATCAGCTGTGTTTTCACGAGAAGTGATTAGATTACATGCTGAACTTGACAGGAGATAATCAACTTCGATAGGAAACTTGTGAGTGAAATTAAATTATATGTAATAGAATCTGCTGCGCATGCAATATTCATGTGAAACACTGAACTTACCCATACACAACCGACTCGTTGGATTAATAGCGTTTCCAATAATTTCccttgccttcttcttttcgcgATCGCGTTCAGGCTCTGTGACTGCAATATTTTCAGTCTTGGCACATAATTGTTCCACTTCTCGCGAGGACTCTTCCTTGGCTTGATTAAGCAGTGCTATTGAGTTCTCCATAGAGCGCCGAGCTTCTTTCAAAGAGAAACTCTCCACCGAAGTTTTGGACTCGCTTTCCGAGAGTTCAATTTGTTTCGGGGATGGCTTTCCTGGTGTTTCTGGTGCCTCGGATGGAGTTTGTACACTTTCCTTCCTAACACTATCTGTTGGCGAAATTTCTTCCGGCGAGTTTGATTTCGAGCTTGGTTCGGCCGCCTTACGTTCGAATTCTTTCTTATAGTTACTCACACTACCTCCCGGAATCACAAACTTTTTAGGCTTATCGCTAGCTGAAGTGTTCAAGTTTTGGAACTTCTCAGCTGTCTCCATAATACGGGATCGTCGTCGATTCTCATCTTGTAGGCTGCCTTTTCGATCCGCTGTTGTCTGAGATCTTTGCAATTCTTCATTCTTATCCTCGGACATTTTGTTTATAGCTGCTACCAGGTCTGCTGTCTTGTGTTTATTCACGAATTTCTTAATTACCTTCTGAGGACTCATTTCTTTCGTTGGCGGAGGACTTTCATCGCTCTCTTTAACTGCGTCAAGTTTATTAATTGTCCTTTGCCGTGGAATCACTCCATCTTCATTTACACGGTTAGGCAATGTCTCATCCATTAGTTCTTCACAGGCATTTTCTACATTCGTCAAATCTTTTTGAGTACTTGTCTTCGCCGGACCTTCTTCGAGACAAGCAGTGTCTTGTTCTTGATCAACTTCCATTTCTTCCACTTCATTCTGCGCGACTCCTTGGTCACCtggtctttctttctttttgacGATTCCAACTGCATTTTCCGTAGAGACTGTGTTCTCGAGTTTACGTTTTGGCTGAACGGGACTCTCGTTGGGAGTGATGGTTCTTGTTGGAGATGGCATAAGGGCAGCTTCACCCCCAGCTATTGTAGAGGATACAAGAGGTAATCAATCTGATGTTGTCTGTATTTATCCAGAACTTACCTGCAACCATATCCAATATCCTACGTTCAGCTTCGGTATTCCCTATTTCCCGTATCGATCCCACCGAGTGTGAACGGGGAACATTTGACTTGGGATCATCTCCAGATGGAACAACTAATTGGTCTGCTGTTACCGATGGCGGAGACAGTGATAGCAACACATCCAGCCGAACAGGCGTTTGATTTGCTAAGTCCTCTGCGATGTCTAGACAGGAACCGCTATAACCTTCATTCACCCACCTAAATTAGAACATTCGACAAGTTAACCAATTTTGAAAACACAACAGCAAGTGCATTGTACCAATGACTACATATCTGCTCAATATTTGCTCTTCGTTGCGGACATACCGTCAACATTTCTCTAATTAAAGGCGACGCCGGCGAAGGTTTCTTCGGTTCGTAATAATCGCCTTGACTAATTTGCTTAACAAGTCTTTTGAATTGTGAGCCATCGAATGGCATAGCACCGTAGACTAGAGTATAAAGAAGAACGCCCAAAGACCAACAATCGACTTCAGGGCCCTGGTAAGGGGTTCCTTTAACAATTTCAGGTGACGCGTAAAGTGGTGATCCGCAGTACGTTGACAGC harbors:
- the LOC119658636 gene encoding rho-associated protein kinase 2 isoform X4, with product MVIGEATQPAGPGQMTGPPGVLQEKIDNIMGGISNTGTVKMNNHRKKLRQRFDIIKKLGQGTYGKVQLGINKETGQEVAIKTIKKCKIEAESDLIRIRREVQIMSSVQHPNIIHIYEVFENREKMVLVMEFAAGGELYDYLSERKVLAEDEARRIFRQVATAVYYCHKHKICHRDLKLENILLDEHGNAKIADFGLSNVFDDQRLLSTYCGSPLYASPEIVKGTPYQGPEVDCWSLGVLLYTLVYGAMPFDGSQFKRLVKQISQGDYYEPKKPSPASPLIREMLTVCPQRRANIEQICSHWWVNEGYSGSCLDIAEDLANQTPVRLDVLLSLSPPSVTADQLVVPSGDDPKSNVPRSHSVGSIREIGNTEAERRILDMVAAGGEAALMPSPTRTITPNESPVQPKRKLENTVSTENAVGIVKKKERPGDQGVAQNEVEEMEVDQEQDTACLEEGPAKTSTQKDLTNVENACEELMDETLPNRVNEDGVIPRQRTINKLDAVKESDESPPPTKEMSPQKVIKKFVNKHKTADLVAAINKMSEDKNEELQRSQTTADRKGSLQDENRRRSRIMETAEKFQNLNTSASDKPKKFVIPGGSVSNYKKEFERKAAEPSSKSNSPEEISPTDSVRKESVQTPSEAPETPGKPSPKQIELSESESKTSVESFSLKEARRSMENSIALLNQAKEESSREVEQLCAKTENIAVTEPERDREKKKAREIIGNAINPTSRLCMGVRKPPVPFGINGRSISGSVVPPMNTEKKTMRVQMGPESGDVRTATISVSTPEQRIYEKEPQAQATIKATTAQLEGSPPPSTTKTSRAEITLKSATLPRRKPGKTEIQLEIKPRQTEPTMRFSTEMQHQVPDLRSAPVREGPYSPISTHLHQRATSVEPTVREHVIPIQRPSAYVRSGSYRSGSLSRQSTNESDTDTTTTGAQSQSTITTGTSQPIKKSPREFIIPIAVEGGGYVTPRAGSLEPSDSGHTTSSTAFSRTNRPRRVGSLFTEEESGDDHFHKIRTTSINRDIDAEEPRFTMHRLRSTRPIKKLSQDTNDSQSSGEDDDEDGFEILTAENLFSTLLQRVRALTNRLNVNNDLTAGFPNSSRLLGNMRQAHSPFWQQEPFGRSQFSYSFKSETVEKKQVLNSNSGAGAAWRHSFSRDLGSDIDSMFSRTGATLPRVGLRVTLSHAQKNPAAPNMPTTRTTIKKIEKKEENI
- the LOC119658636 gene encoding rho-associated protein kinase 2 isoform X5; the encoded protein is MVIGEATQPAGPGQMTGPPGVLQEKIDNIMGGISNTGTVKMNNHRKKLRQRFDIIKKLGQGTYGKVQLGINKETGQEVAIKTIKKCKIEAESDLIRIRREVQIMSSVQHPNIIHIYEVFENREKMVLVMEFAAGGELYDYLSERKVLAEDEARRIFRQVATAVYYCHKHKICHRDLKLENILLDEHGNAKIADFGLSNVFDDQRLLSTYCGSPLYASPEIVKGTPYQGPEVDCWSLGVLLYTLVYGAMPFDGSQFKRLVKQISQGDYYEPKKPSPASPLIREMLTVCPQRRANIEQICSHWWVNEGYSGSCLDIAEDLANQTPVRLDVLLSLSPPSVTADQLVVPSGDDPKSNVPRSHSVGSIREIGNTEAERRILDMVAAGGEAALMPSPTRTITPNESPVQPKRKLENTVSTENAVGIVKKKERPGDQGVAQNEVEEMEVDQEQDTACLEEGPAKTSTQKDLTNVENACEELMDETLPNRVNEDGVIPRQRTINKLDAVKESDESPPPTKEMSPQKVIKKFVNKHKTADLVAAINKMSEDKNEELQRSQTTADRKGSLQDENRRRSRIMETAEKFQNLNTSASDKPKKFVIPGGSVSNYKKEFERKAAEPSSKSNSPEEISPTDSVRKESVQTPSEAPETPGKPSPKQIELSESESKTSVESFSLKEARRSMENSIALLNQAKEESSREVEQLCAKTENIAVTEPERDREKKKAREIIGNAINPTSRLCMGVRKPPVPFGINGRSISGSVVPPMNTEKKTMRVQMGPESGDVRTATISVSTPEQRIYEKEPQAQATIKATTAQLEGSPPPSTTKTSRAEITLKSATLPRRKPGKTEIQLEIKPRQTEPTMRFSTEMQHQVPDLRSAPVREGPYSPISTHLHQRATSVEPTVREHVIPIQRPSAYVRSGSYRSGSLSRQSTNESDTDTTTTGAQSQSTITTGTSQPIKKSPREFIIPIAVEGGGYVTPRAGSLEPSDSGHTTSSTAFSRTNRPRRVGSLFTEEESGDDHFHKIRTTSINRDIDAEEPRFTMHRLRSTRPIKKLSQDTNDSQSSGEDDDEDGFEILTAENLFSTLLQRVRALTNRLNVNNDLTAGFPNSSRLLGNMRQAHSPFWQQEPFGRLNSNSGAGAAWRHSFSRDLGSDIDSMFSRTGATLPRVGLRVTLSHAQKNPAAPNMPTTRTTIKKIEKKEENI